The following coding sequences are from one Gossypium raimondii isolate GPD5lz chromosome 4, ASM2569854v1, whole genome shotgun sequence window:
- the LOC105798751 gene encoding enoyl-[acyl-carrier-protein] reductase [NADH], chloroplastic yields the protein MGTAAAPDPYMTNIKPCISSSRKIVVSTMVNIIAQHKEASWSGLASASHISSRQPFLHRITSKPVKFEKFVTRAMSEPSDNKPLSGLPIDLRGKRAFIAGVADDNGYGWAIAKSLAAAGAEILVGTWVPALNIFESSLRRGKFDESRVLPDGSLMEITKVYPMDAVYDSPEDVPVDVKTNKRYAGSSNWTVQELVECVKKDFGSIDILVHSLANGPEVSKPLLETSRNGYLAALSASSYSYISLLKHFLPIMNPGGASISLTYIASERIIPGYGGGMSSAKAALESDTRVLAFEAGRKHKVRVNAISAGPLRSRAAKAIGFIDMMIDYSLANAPLQKELSAEEVGNAAAFLASPLSSAITGAVVYVDNGLNAMGVGVDSPIFENLDIPKDN from the exons atgggAACGGCAGCAGCTCCTGACCCTTACATGACCAACATTAAACCTTGTATTTCTTCTTCTCGTAAAATTGTTGTCTCGACCATGGTGAACATCATCGCTCAGCATAAAGAGGCATCATGGTCAGGGCTTGCAAGTGCCTCTCACATCTCGTCAAGGCAGCCGTTCCTCCATAGGATCACTTCAAAGCCTGTCAAGTTTGAAAAGTTTGTTACAAGAGCCATGTCTGAACCAAGTGACAACAAGCCTTTGTCTGGACTTCCTATTGATTTGAGAG GTAAAAGAGCATTTATAGCTGGTGTTGCTGATGACAATGGATATGGTTGGGCAATAGCAAAATCTCTTGCTGCTGCTGGAGCTGAAATTCTTGTTGGAACATGGGTGCCT GCACTCAACATATTCGAGAGCAGTCTAAGACGTGGGAAATTTGATGAATCACGCGT ATTGCCAGATGGGTCATTAATGGAGATCACCAAAGTTTATCCCATGGATGCTGTTTATGACTCTCCCGAGGATGTACCTGTAGAT GTGAAAACAAACAAACGTTACGCCGGGTCTTCAAACTGGACAGTTCAG GAGCTTGTTGAATGTGTGAAAAAGGATTTTGGCAGCATTGACATTCTTGTTCACTCCCTTGCAAATGGACCAGAG GTAAGCAAACCTCTTTTAGAGACATCAAGAAATGGATATCTTGCTGCCCTATCTGCATCAAGTTACTCCTATATTTCTCTACTCAAGCATTTCCTTCCAATAATGAATCCAG GAGGTGCTTCTATTTCTCTAACATACATTGCTTCTGAAAGAATAATCCCAGG ATATGGTGGAGGCATGAGTTCAGCAAAGGCTGCTTTGGAGAGTGATACTCGT GTACTGGCTTTTGAAGCTGGAAGAAAACACAAAGTCAGAGTCAACGCGATTTCTGCAG GCCCGTTGAGGAGTAGAGCTGCAAAGGCAATTGGATTTATTGACATGATGATCGATTACTCCCTGGCTAACGCACCCCTACAGAAAGAACTGTCAGCCG AGGAAGTGGGAAATGCTGCCGCCTTTCTGGCGTCGCCGTTGTCTTCAGCTATCACAGGGGCCGTTGTGTATGTAGACAATGGCCTAAATGCAATGGGAGTCGGAGTTGACAGTCCAATATTTGAGAACCTTGACATTCCAAAAGACAACTGA